The Anabas testudineus chromosome 11, fAnaTes1.2, whole genome shotgun sequence genome has a segment encoding these proteins:
- the LOC113154118 gene encoding C-type lectin domain family 4 member E-like, producing SKVTAERVALLVLSSLLAAALIVIYRLSFENFNTKITLKDENEALKKNLQTLKDENEALKKNLTGDTCPKCEEGWELHGGKCYYFSTRDSSWYQSRDDCRRGGGDLVKIDSREEQSFLELRLRQKMNFVDDHFWIGLTDSKEEGKWLWVDDSPLNTSLAFWSGTQPDNHPYVPEGEDCVMMGMKRGADDLKCWVDVFCKISLKSICEKSAETGRV from the exons tcaaaggtcacagcagagagagtggccctgctggttctcagttctctgctggcagctgctcttattgttatttaccgtctct cttttgaaAATTTCAACACCAAGAtaactctgaaggatgaaaatgaagctctgaagaaaaatctccaaactctgaaggatgaaaatgaagctctgaagaaaaatctcacag GTGACACATGTCCAAAGTGTGAAGAAGGCTGGGAGCTACATGGaggaaagtgttattatttctccaccagGGATTCATCCTGGTaccagagcagagatgattgtagacgtggaggaggagatctggtgaagatagacagcagagaggagcag TCGTTCCTGGAGCTCAGACTGAGACAAAAGATGAATTTTGTTGACGACCATTTCTGGATCGGACTCACAGACTCAAAGGAAGAAGGCAAATGGTTGTGGGTGGACGACTCACCACTGAACACAAG tttgGCTTTTTGGAGCGGCACCCAGCCGGATAACCATCCATATGTCCCTGAAGGAGAGGACTGTGTGATGATGGGAATGAAAAGAGGAGCTGATGACCTGAAGTGTTGGGTTGATGTATTCTgcaaaatatctttaaaaagtatttgtgagaaatcagctgaaactggacgagtctga
- the LOC113153633 gene encoding CD209 antigen-like protein 2 → MGKKGGAVDLKFHTCPKCEEGCELHGGKCYYFSTRESTWNQSRDYCRSKGGDLVKIDSREEQSFLVRRLREKMNDDYDTFWIGLTDSQEEDKWLWVDDSPLNTSFLFWNDTEPSNGQGRNGEVREGDDCVMGKKGGAVDLKCWFDRSCKDPQKSICEKSF, encoded by the exons ATGGGGAAGAAAGGAGGAGCTGTTGACCTCAAGT TTCACACATGTCCAAAGTGTGAAGAAGGCTGCGAGCTACATGGaggaaagtgttattatttctccaccagGGAATCAACCTGGAACCAGAGCAGAGATTATTGTAGAAGTAAAGGAGGAGATCTGGTGAagatagacagcagagaggagcag TCGTTCCTGGTGCGCAGactgagagaaaagatgaaCGATGATTATGACACGTTCTGGATCGGACTCACAGACTCacaggaagaagacaaatggttgtgggtggacgactcaccactgaacacaag ttttttgttttggaacgACACCGAGCCGAGCAACGGGCAAGGAAGGAATGGTGAAGTCCGTGAAGGAGACGACTGTGTG ATGGGGAAGAAAGGAGGAGCTGTTGACCTCAAGTGTTGGTTTGATAGATCCTGTAAAGATCCTCAGaaaagtatttgtgagaaatca TTTTAA